The following proteins come from a genomic window of Spirochaetota bacterium:
- a CDS encoding HAD-IIA family hydrolase, with the protein MKMWKNKKACNLLKNIKIFIFDLDGTLYFKGKKFDKVDELIELLRAKNKILRFVTNTDSKSPTELLRKMKNYGIYCDEREIVSPINVFISFIKSNLDKKFYVMVSNDVENYLKNIFSYEINNIYFYNDFEIAMNEKIDFVAIGDISDRMNYDYLNKGFYFIYNGAEMLAFAKFFVFFDKNGVCLNTGAFVKMFEEVCKKEAVLLGKPSKLIIEEACKGLELNSKEIIIIGDDPNIDIKLAKNISAYSVLLKQGHFIEHKYNFKKLLKIKPTFIFDSIKEFYLFIKENI; encoded by the coding sequence ATGAAAATGTGGAAAAATAAAAAAGCCTGCAATTTATTAAAAAACATAAAAATTTTTATATTTGATTTAGATGGCACATTGTATTTTAAGGGGAAAAAGTTTGATAAGGTAGATGAGCTTATTGAATTACTAAGAGCTAAAAATAAAATATTGAGATTTGTTACTAATACTGATTCTAAATCTCCAACTGAACTTTTAAGAAAAATGAAAAATTATGGAATATATTGTGATGAGAGAGAAATAGTGTCACCTATTAATGTTTTTATAAGTTTTATTAAAAGTAACTTAGATAAAAAATTTTATGTTATGGTTAGTAATGATGTGGAAAATTATTTAAAAAATATATTTAGTTATGAGATTAATAACATTTATTTTTATAATGATTTTGAAATTGCAATGAATGAAAAAATAGACTTCGTTGCTATTGGCGATATATCAGATAGGATGAATTATGATTATTTGAATAAAGGATTTTATTTTATTTATAATGGTGCTGAAATGCTAGCTTTTGCAAAGTTTTTTGTTTTTTTTGATAAAAATGGAGTTTGTTTAAATACTGGTGCTTTTGTTAAAATGTTTGAAGAAGTTTGCAAAAAAGAAGCTGTTCTGCTTGGTAAACCATCAAAATTGATCATTGAAGAAGCATGTAAAGGTTTAGAATTAAATAGTAAAGAAATAATTATTATAGGAGATGATCCTAATATTGATATTAAGTTAGCTAAAAATATTAGTGCTTATTCTGTTTTACTTAAACAGGGACATTTTATTGAACATAAGTATAATTTTAAAAAATTATTGAAAATAAAACCTACCTTTATTTTTGATAGTATTAAAGAATTTTATCTTTTTATTAAGGAAAACATTTAA
- a CDS encoding PadR family transcriptional regulator, whose amino-acid sequence MSGYDLKKIFENSYIIRFSASPGSIYPALERLASRNYLSKEKIIDGKIPKVVYYITNDGKKELIEWLKKPLSRNTIVRYGLEIKILFLHNLTKEEKNKFLDDQIKEIEKCIDDLPIWKKNFNINHYYRDKIYEEKLREFKNLINLLESLKS is encoded by the coding sequence ATTTCAGGATATGATTTAAAGAAGATATTTGAAAATTCTTATATTATAAGATTTTCTGCTTCCCCTGGATCTATTTATCCTGCTTTGGAAAGACTTGCTTCAAGAAACTATCTTTCAAAAGAAAAAATTATTGATGGTAAAATACCAAAAGTTGTTTATTACATTACAAATGATGGTAAGAAAGAGTTAATTGAATGGCTCAAAAAACCTTTATCAAGAAATACTATTGTAAGATATGGCCTTGAAATTAAAATATTATTTTTACATAATTTAACAAAAGAAGAGAAAAATAAGTTTTTAGATGATCAAATTAAAGAAATAGAAAAATGTATAGATGATTTACCAATATGGAAAAAAAATTTTAATATAAATCATTATTATAGAGACAAAATTTACGAAGAAAAACTTAGAGAATTTAAAAATCTTATAAACCTTTTAGAATCATTAAAAAGTTAA
- a CDS encoding tetratricopeptide repeat protein, with the protein MRFPLILNNRIKINSKKFLFIIFIIILSTIFSCYSLIKYEINDKEGKLLSPEKLLLKGQQAYDYGYYDIAIKYYLTIIEKYPEETYYCAYAYYEIGFIYYATKKYEEAKKYLNIVIEKYPDEKDVVFLANFLLSKIKDIENKSNKKS; encoded by the coding sequence ATGAGATTTCCATTAATTCTTAATAATAGAATAAAAATTAATTCAAAAAAATTTTTATTTATCATTTTTATAATTATACTTTCTACCATTTTTTCATGTTATTCCCTTATAAAGTATGAGATAAATGATAAGGAAGGAAAACTACTTTCTCCAGAAAAACTCCTTCTTAAAGGACAACAAGCATATGATTATGGTTATTATGATATAGCTATAAAATACTATTTAACTATTATAGAAAAATATCCTGAAGAGACATATTATTGTGCTTATGCTTATTATGAGATAGGGTTTATATATTATGCAACTAAAAAATATGAAGAAGCAAAAAAGTATTTAAATATCGTTATAGAAAAATATCCTGACGAAAAAGATGTAGTTTTTCTTGCAAATTTTCTTTTATCTAAAATAAAAGATATTGAAAATAAAAGTAATAAAAAATCTTAA